The genomic stretch ATGAACGTGATCTCGTCGTAGATCCCATCATCCTCGGCGAGTTGTGCATCGGGATTCTCTCGCTTTCTGCGGGACGCAAGCGGGCACGACTCGAACGATGGTTTGAGACGGTAGTACGGACCATCGCCTGCCTTCCCTGGGACGCCGCTGTCGGTCGGCGGTGGGCGAGGTTGGTCGTTGATCTGAAGAGGAACGGACGGGCGCTTCCGTTGCTGGACGGGATGATCGCTGCCACCGCGTTGGAACACGGGCTTACCGTCGCCACGCGAAACGTCAGCGACTTCGCACAAAGCGGCCTGGAGGTCGTCGACCCGTTTGCCTGACGCAGCACAGGCCATGCGCGCGAGGTTTCTCACGACCGCGCTCACTTCCCTAAGGAGGCGATTCATGATCGTCACCAGTATCGTCGGTCACTGTCGGTACCGCCCGCTTCAGGCATACGCGCGCCGGAGCTCCTCGCCGAGGACGGTGAATCCCTGTTCCACCACTTGAGGGGGTTGGGCGTAATGCACCCGGATGCACTCCTCGGTATGACGCCACTGCCCTGGGAGACCGGGGAAGAAGTGCTCGCCGGGCACGACCAAGACGCCACGGTCTTTCAAGCGGGCGTAAAGCGTACGGGTGGCGATCGGCAGGTCCGGAAACCAGAGCCACAGGAACATCGCGCCTTCGGGCTCGTGAACGCGGTACGGGAGGCCTTCGAGGGCGAGCGATAATTGGCCCAGGGAGTCGCGGAGGCGCGCCGCGTAATAGGGTTGGATGATCTCGCGTGCGATGCGGATGATCGCGCCATTCCTGACCAGATCGCAGAGGACCGCCGGGCCGATGCCGCCGGGGGCGAGTGCCAGGATCGTGTTCATGCGGGCCACGGCGGCGATGATCTCCGGCCGCGCGATGACGATACCGGTCCGCACCCCGGGCAGACCGAGCTTCGAAAGGCTCAGGCTCAGCACCATGGAATCATCCCACAGCGGGGTGATATCGCGAAACAGGATGTTGGGAAAAGGCGGGCCATAGGCACCATCGACGATCAAGGGGATCTCGTGGCTCTGCGCGAGCGTCGCGAGTCGTTTCAAGTCGAGGTCCGAGATGACGTTTCCGCTCGGATTGGTGGGGCGTGAGAGACAAACGGCACCGATGTCCTCGCCGATCGCGAGGTCCTCGAAGCTCACGCGGTACTTGAAACGCCGGCCCTCGCCGGGATCGATCCCACTCTCGCAGAGATCGATCCCGCTCTCGCAGAGGTCGATCAAGGGCCGTCGGGCCAGGATACCGTCCGGCTCCACGCACAGGTCCGTATAGCCGATGTACTCGGGACTGAGGGGTAGCAGGATCTTCTTGCGCAGTCCCGATCGGCTCTCGCCGGCGAAGAGATTGAAGAGCATGAAGAAGCTCAACTGGCTGCCGGAGGTGAGGGCGATGTTCTCGGGGCCGAGGTCCCAGCCGTACTCATGCCGCAAGAGCCCTACCAGGGCCTCGATGAACCCACCCTCGCCTTGCGGGGGGCTGTAGTCGCCGAAAACGCGGGCGAAGCGCTCCGGTGCCTCCGAGAGCTTCGCGAGCTCGGCGCGGAACAGCGCCTCGAGGGCCGGGATGTGGGCGGGGTTGCCGCCGCCCAGCATGAGCATGTCGCCCCCGCCTGCCAGTGCGCGTCCGAGGTCCTCCATGAGCTCTGCGATCCCGGACGCCTGGTTGAACCGCTGTCCAAAACGAGAGAGATGCATGCGTCGAAACCCGGTGGATTTTTCGGTTTCTTTGGCCGATCGGCTCATTCTCGCAG from Pseudomonadota bacterium encodes the following:
- a CDS encoding type II toxin-antitoxin system VapC family toxin — encoded protein: MTYLVDANVLSEPTKPMPNEKVVEWLRANERDLVVDPIILGELCIGILSLSAGRKRARLERWFETVVRTIACLPWDAAVGRRWARLVVDLKRNGRALPLLDGMIAATALEHGLTVATRNVSDFAQSGLEVVDPFA
- a CDS encoding valine--pyruvate transaminase, with translation MSRSAKETEKSTGFRRMHLSRFGQRFNQASGIAELMEDLGRALAGGGDMLMLGGGNPAHIPALEALFRAELAKLSEAPERFARVFGDYSPPQGEGGFIEALVGLLRHEYGWDLGPENIALTSGSQLSFFMLFNLFAGESRSGLRKKILLPLSPEYIGYTDLCVEPDGILARRPLIDLCESGIDLCESGIDPGEGRRFKYRVSFEDLAIGEDIGAVCLSRPTNPSGNVISDLDLKRLATLAQSHEIPLIVDGAYGPPFPNILFRDITPLWDDSMVLSLSLSKLGLPGVRTGIVIARPEIIAAVARMNTILALAPGGIGPAVLCDLVRNGAIIRIAREIIQPYYAARLRDSLGQLSLALEGLPYRVHEPEGAMFLWLWFPDLPIATRTLYARLKDRGVLVVPGEHFFPGLPGQWRHTEECIRVHYAQPPQVVEQGFTVLGEELRRAYA